From the Penicillium oxalicum strain HP7-1 chromosome V, whole genome shotgun sequence genome, one window contains:
- a CDS encoding Acyl-CoA desaturase — MSAKTESARPRATDTKKVHIADTAMTRQNWYKHVNWLNVFLIIGIPAYGCIQSLWVPLQLKTAVWAVVYYFFTGLGITAGYHRLWAHCSYSATLPLRIWLALVGGGAVEGSIRWWARGHRAHHRYTDTEKDPYSVRKGFWYSHLGWMVMKQNPKRIGRTDISDLNEDPVVIWQHRNYLKVVFGMGLIVPMLVAGLGWGDWFGGFVYAGILRIFFVQQATFCVNSLAHWLGDQPFDDRNSPRDHVITALVTLGEGYHNFHHEFPSDYRNAIEWHQYDPTKWTIWMWKQLGLAYDLKQFRSNEIEKGRVQQLQKKIDQKRARLDWGTPLDQLPVMEWDEYVEQAKNGRGLIAIAGVVHDVTDFIKDHPGGKAMINSGIGKDATAMFNGGIYYHSNAAHNLLSTMRVGVIRGGCEVEIWKRSHKENSEYVRDEMGQRVIRAGQQVTKIPEPIPTADAA, encoded by the exons ATGTCGGCCAAGACTGAGTCTGCTCGCCCTCGGGCGACGGATACGAAGAAGGTTCACATTGCCGATACCGCCATGACCCGTCAGAACTGGTACAAGCACGTCAACTGGTTGAACGTGTTCCTCATCATTGGCATTCCGGCCTACGGATGCATCCAGTCTCTCTGGGTGCCTCTCCAACTGAAGACTGCCGTTTGGGCCGTCGTCTACTACTTCTTCACTGGTCTCGGTATCACCGCAG GTTATCACCGTCTCTGGGCTCACTGCTCCTACTCCGCTACTCTGCCTCTCCGCATCTGGCTTGCccttgttggtggtggtgccgtTGAGGGTTCCATCCGCTGGTGGGCTCGCGGCCACCGTGCTCACCACCGCTACACCGATACCGAGAAGGACCCTTACTCCGTCCGCAAGGGCTTCTGGTACTCTCACCTCGGCTGGATGGTCATGAAGCAGAACCCCAAGCGTATCGGCCGTACCGACATCTCTGATCTGAACGAGGACCCCGTTGTCATCTGGCAGCACCGCAACTACTTGAAGGTCGTCTTCGGTATGGGTCTGATTGTCCCCATGCTCGTGGCCGGACTCGGCTGGGGTGACTGGTTCGGTGGATTCGTCTACGCTGGTATTCtgcgcatcttcttcgtccagCAGGCTACCTTCTGCGTTAACTCCCTGGCCCACTGGCTTGGTGACCAGCCTTTCGATGACCGCAACTCCCCTCGTGACCACGTCATTACCGCCCTTGTCACTCTCGGTGAGGGATACCACAACTTCCACCACGAGTTCCCCTCGGACTACCGCAACGCCATCGAGTGGCACCAGTACGACCCCACCAAATGGACCATCTGGATGTGGAAGCAGCTTGGCCTCGCCTACGATCTCAAGCAGTTCCGCTCCAACGAGATCGAGAAGGGTCGCGTCCAGCAGCtccagaagaagattgacCAGAAGCGTGCCCGCCTTGACTGGGGTACCCCTCTTGATCAGCTGCCCGTCATGGAGTGGGACGAGTACGTGGAGCAGGCCAAGAATGGCCGTGGTCTCATCGCCATTGCCGGTGTTGTTCACGACGTGACCGACTTCATCAAGGACCACCCCGGTGGTAAGGCCATGATCAACTCGGGTATCGGCAAGGATGCCACTGCCATGTTCAATGGCGGCATCTACTACCACTCCAACGCCGCTCACAACTTGCTCTCCACCATGCGTGTCGGTGTCATTCGCGGCGGATGCGAGGTCGAGATCTGGAAGCGCAGCCACAAGGAGAACTCGGAATACGTTCGCGACGAGATGGGTCAGCGTGTCATTCGCGCTGGTCAGCAAGTCACCAAGATCCCTGAGCCTATTCCCACCGCGGATGCTGCTTAG